The following coding sequences are from one Oncorhynchus kisutch isolate 150728-3 linkage group LG23, Okis_V2, whole genome shotgun sequence window:
- the tnca gene encoding tenascin isoform X2 codes for MSTKSILGCLFLTLLFSLCQSGLVRKILRHKRATLTATGGDNITLPSADQPVVFNHVYNINVPASSLCSVDLDAPGSTSLEPQDAVPPSGLHTTEHTMDGQNQIVFTHRINIPQQACACTEGFPDLKDLLSRLEILEGELSTLRDQCTTGDSGFCSAQPVTGEVGTKPYCNGRGNYSADTCGCICKPGWKGPNCTESECPNDCQDQGRCIDGKCICFEGFGGNDCLLEVCKVDCGENGQCIGGVCICAEGFIGEDCSQTDCLNNCQGRGKCVDEECVCEEPWTGSDCSELICPNDCYDRGHCVNGTCYCEEGFTGEDCGETTCPSDCMSHGFCVNGQCVCSAGYTGEDCSKLTCPSDCNDRGTCFNGMCICDAGYQGEDCSQLACLNNCHNRGQCVNGQCHCDVGYQGEDCSELSCPNNCLNRGRCVNGQCVCDEGFGGEDCSIKTCPSDCYGRGDCVDGQCVCYAGFTGEDCSELSCPNNCLNRGRCVDGQCVCDEGLTGEDCSEKRCPNDCLGQGYCVDGKCVCQDSYAGDDCSGLTCPDNCNNRGLCVNGKCICEEGYVGDNCGELSCLNNCQDKGRCVNGQCLCEEGYIGEDCSEVSPPKGLTVTEVTTETVDLTWNNEMLVTEYLITYVPNGPGGLYQEFTVGGDKTAATVSELEPGIEYLINVYAILSNKKSIPISARVATYLPEPEGLKFKSVRETSVEVLWDQLDIPFDAWELYIRNTKEESGKTLTTLPSSQTLYEQTGLGPGQEYEVSVGVIKNNTRGPQSTKIITTRIDGPRQVEMRDVTDSSGLVTWFHPVAQVDGVTVSYGPSSNPTKRTSVDLSTSDKQYSIDSLSPDTEYQVSLVSRRGNSTSDPVTEIFTTDLDSPKDLQPLGQSDNSVTLEWKNSRADVDSYRVKYSPISGGSHGEEVFPRGPGGNTQATITGLKPGTEYGIGVTAMKNERESLPATTNAATNLDGPKDLEVSESTETSMTLVWKRPRAKIPVYRLVYISKDGRREEVEVPGTATSYNLNNLTPGMMYTITLVAERGLKKSTPATLSASTEELRPVVANLTVSDVTWDSFNVYWTPEDGEFESFVIEVTNLEGGPESENLTLSADAFNLGISGLSPNTLYRIGLYGLHQGSFQEPVYTEATTVSEPVVGNLYVSNLTSESFSISWNGTEGEFDGYVLEIIDSDWLKEPKEYNISQNAMSHDITGLRPSTDYIAYLTGIVKGSRTHAVSIIASTAAEPDLSRLVVSNITSDRLSLSWRRGEKAFDNFIVEVRESALPSQAMGRTLPGAARATVMTGLKGSTTYDIKLYASSAGQNTQPLFAVVTTEAVPQLGSIAVSESSPDNFTLSWGTVAGHFDGFVIRVGDPEQLFDTLEFTPSGEVRNITVTGLVDGTDYDIELYGISHGRRTPSVLAHAVTASLPKVENLTISEITPFGFRVSWRAHHPQQQEGAPSTGGFGHFHIVVSDSGWLLEPQEFIVPGNQSFLDIWGLITGIGYEVRLTGVSSTGLVSRPLTTVAVTEAEPEVEHMFVSDITSDSFRLAWTADEDMFDRFVIKIKDSTKFAHPQEVNVLGDERTKILTGLTGGTEYEIELYGVTLEQRSQPITGVARTGLGAPRGIRFSEVTESSAIVHWIMPRARVDNYRIIYVPLQGGSPMTVLADGTETQAMLPNMLPGVTYQVTIFAGKGLEESDPGTENITTALDRPQALSAVNVTDTTALLLWQPAQATVDGYVITYSADSVSPVMEHVSGNTVEFEMGSLVPATHYTVGVYAMREAQKSGTITTEFTTDVDSPRDLAATNVQTDGATLTWKPPRAAITGYILTFTSPDGTVREVVLSPTATSYSMSELSGSSEYSVRLQAIAGAQRSRHVTNVFTTIGGLYRYPKDCSQALLNGDTISGTYNIYLGGDESQPIQVYCDMTTDGGGWMVFLRRQNGNLEFFRNWKNYTGGFGDMNDEFWFGLANLHKMTASGQYELRVDLRDNGMSAYAQYDKFTIAEPRSRYKIYLGRYIGTAGDSMTYHHGRPFSTYDNDNDIAVTNCALSYKGAFWYKNCHRVNLMGKYGDNSHSKGINWFHWKGHEHSIQFVEMKIRPVNFRNVESRRKRS; via the exons ATGAGTACTAAAAGCATTCTAGGCTGCCTCTTCCTGACTCTCCTTTTCAGCCTCTGCCAATCTGGGCTGGTGAGAAAAATACTTAGGCATAAACGGGCAACTCTGACAGCCACGGGAGGAGACAACATAACCCTCCCCAGTGCTGACCAGCCAGTGGTCTTCAACCATGTCTACAACATCAACGTCCCTGCTAGCTCCTTGTGCTCAGTGGACCTGGATGCGCCAGGAAGTACCAGCCTTGAGCCCCAGGACGCAGTTCCACCATCAGGCCTCCACACCACCGAACATACCATGGATGGGCAGAACCAGATTGTCTTCACCCACCGCATTAACATTCCTCAGCAGGCGTGTGCATGCACCGAAGGGTTCCCAGATTTGAAGGACCTCCTGAGCAGGTTGGAGATTCTGGAGGGAGAGCTGTCCACGCTGAGAGATCAGTGCACTACTGGAGACTCTGGCTTCTGCAGCGCTCAGCCAGTcacag GTGAAGTGGGGACCAAGCCTTACTGCAATGGCCGTGGCAACTACAGTGCTGACACCTGTGGCTGTATTTGCAAGCCTGGCTGGAAGGGACCCAACTGCACTGAGTCTGAATGCCCCAATGACTGCCAGGACCAAGGTCGATGCATAGACGGGAAATGCATCTGCTTCGAGGGCTTTGGCGGGAACGACTGTTTGCTTGAGGTTTGCAAAGTGGACTGTGGTGAGAACGGACAATGCATTGGCGGGGTCTGCATTTGTGCCGAGGGTTTCATTGGAGAGGACTGTTCTCAGACGGACTGCCTGAACAACTGCCAAGGCCGTGGAAAGTGTGTagatgaggagtgtgtgtgtgaagagccCTGGACGGGTTCTGACTGCTCGGAACTCATCTGCCCCAACGACTGCTATGACCGTGGACACTGTGTCAATGGAACCTGCTACTGCGAAGAAGGTTTCACCGGGGAGGACTGTGGGGAGACAACCTGCCCCAGCGACTGCATGAGTCATGGTTTCTGTGTGAACGGCCAGTGTGTCTGCAGCGCTGGCTACACCGGAGAGGACTGCTCCAAGCTCACCTGCCCCAGTGATTGCAACGATAGAGGTACCTGCTTCAATGGCATGTGTATCTGCGATGCTGGCTACCAAGGAGAAGACTGTAGCCAGCTGGCTTGCCTCAACAACTGCCATAACAGGGGGCAGTGTGTCAATGGGCAGTGCCATTGCGACGTAGGCTACCAGGGAGAGGACTGCTCTGAGCTCTCCTGCCCCAATAACTGCCTCAACAGGGGCCGCTGTGTCAACGGACAGTGTGTATGCGATGAAGGCTTTGGTGGAGAGGACTGCAGTATTAAGACCTGCCCCTCGGACTGCTACGGCCGTGGAGACTGTGTGGACGGCCAATGTGTCTGCTATGCTGGCTTCACTGGTGAGGACTGCAGCGAGCTGAGCTGCCCCAACAACTGCCTGAACCGCGGACGCTGCGTTGACGGGCAGTGTGTCTGTGATGAGGGCCTCACAGGGGAAGACTGCAGTGAGAAGCGCTGTCCCAATGACTGCCTGGGCCAGGGATACTGTGTGGATGGAAAATGTGTCTGCCAGGACAGCTATGCGGGTGACGACTGCTCTGGACTCACCTGCCCTGATAACTGCAACAACAGGGGACTCTGTGTTAATGGGAAATGCATTTGTGAGGAGGGATACGTGGGAGACAACTGCGGAGAGCTGAGCTGCCTCAACAACTGCCAGGACAAAGGCCGCTGTGTGAATGGACAATGTCTCTGTGAAGAGGGATACATTGGAGAAGACTGCTCAGAAG TTTCCCCTCCAAAGGGCCTGACCGTAACAGAGGTCACCACTGAGACAGTGGACCTGACCTGGAATAATGAGATGCTGGTGACAGAGTATCTGATCACTTACGTGCCAAATGGTCCTGGGGGTCTGTATCAGGAGTTCACAGTGGGCGGAGACAAGACTGCTGCCACTGTCAGCGAGCTGGAGCCTGGCATCGAGTACCTGATCAACGTCTATGCCATCCTCAGCAACAAAAAGAGCATCCCAATCAGCGCCAGGGTGGCCACAT ATCTGCCAGAACCAGAAGGCTTGAAGTTTAAATCGGTGAGGGAGACCTCAGTAGAGGTGCTGTGGGATCAGCTGGACATTCCTTTTGATGCCTGGGAGCTCTACATCCGCAACACG AAAGAGGAGAGTGGGAAAACCCTTACCACCCTTCCATCCTCCCAGACCTTGTATGAGCAGACGGGGCTAGGTCCTGGTCAGGAGTACGAGGTTTCAGTGGGCGTCATCAAGAACAATACCAGGGGACCTCAGTCTACTAAAATCATCACTACCA GGATTGATGGGCCCAGGCAGGTAGAGATGCGTGACGTAACAGACAGCTCAGGCTTGGTCACCTGGTTCCATCCCGTGGCTCAGGTGGATGGTGTCACCGTGTCCTATggccccagctccaaccccacaAAGAGGACCAGCGTGGACCTGTCCACCTCAGACAAACAGTACAGCATTGACAGCCTCAGCCCAGACACTGAGTACCAGGTGTCCCTGGTCTCCAGGAGGGGAAACAGCACCAGCGATCCAGTCACTGAGATATTCACCACAG ACCTGGACTCTCCTAAGGACCTGCAGCCACTGGGCCAGTCAGACAACAGCGTCACACTGGAGTGGAAAAACAGCCGGGCAGACGTTGACAGCTACCGGGTGAAGTACAGCCCTATCTCTGGGGGTTCCCATGGCGAAGAGGTGTTCCCCCGTGGGCCAGGAGGCAACACTCAGGCAACTATCACTG GATTGAAGCCGGGTACAGAGTACGGAATTGGTGTGACCGCCATGAAGAACGAGAGGGAGAGCCTGCCTGCCACCACAAATGCAGCAACCA ACCTTGATGGGCCCAAGGACTTGGAAGTGAGCGAGTCCACAGAGACCAGCATGACGCTGGTGTGGAAGAGACCCCGAGCCAAGATCCCAGTCTACAGGCTGGTGTACATCTCCAAGGATGGccggagggaggaggtggaggtcccTGGAACAGCCACCTCCTACAACCTAAACAACCTGACCCCCGGCATGATGTACACCATCACCCTGGTTGCTGAGAGGGGCTTAAAGAAGAGCACACCTGCCACCCTGTCCGCATCTACAG AGGAGCTGAGGCCTGTGGTGGCCAACCTCACAGTCTCTGACGTGACATGGGACAGCTTCAATGTGTACTGGACTCCCGAGGACGGGGAGTTTGAGAGCTTTGTCATTGAGGTGACAAACTTAGAGGGAGGTCCAGAGAGTGAGAACCTCACCCTGTCGGCTGATGCCTTCAACCTGGGCATTTCTGGCCTGAGTCCTAACACTTTGTATAGGATTGGCCTGTACGGGCTCCACCAGGGCTCCTTCCAGGAGCCGGTGTATACTGAAGCCACTACAG TGAGCGAGCCAGTGGTTGgcaatctgtatgtatctaatTTAACGTCAGAGAGTTTCTCCATCTCCTGGAATGGCACTGAGGGAGAGTTTGACGGTTATGTCCTGGAGATTATTGATTCAGATTGGCTGAAGGAACCAAAGGAATATAACATATCCCAGAATGCAATGTCTCATGACATCACAGGGCTAAGGCCCAGCACTGACTATATAGCCTACCTAACTGGGATTGTCAAGGGATCACGAACCCATGCCGTCAGTATTATTGCATCAACAG CTGCAGAGCCTGACTTGTCCAGGCTAGTTGTTTCTAACATTACCTCAGACAGACTTTCACTgtcatggaggagaggggagaaggcttttgataaCTTTATAGTAGAAGTCAGAGAGTCTGCTTTGCCCTCGCAGGCCATGGGCCGCACCCTGCCTGGAGCGGCTCGCGCCACAGTTATGACTGGCCTCAAAGGGAGTACAACCTACGACATCAAACTGTACGCTAGCTCCGCTGGACAGAATACACAGCCCCTATTCGCTGTAGTCACCACAG AGGCAGTCCCACAGTTGGGCTCAATAGCTGTGTCCGAATCTAGCCCCGATAACTTCACCCTGTCCTGGGGCACAGTGGCTGGTCACTTTGATGGCTTTGTCATCCGGGTCGGTGACCCTGAACAGCTGTTTGATACACTGGAGTTCACGCCGTCTGGCGAGGTCCGTAACATTACAGTCACTGGCCTAGTGGACGGCACTGACTATGACATTGAACTGTACGGTATTTCTCATGGGCGCCGCACCCCTTCCGTTTTAGCCCATGCCGTCACAG CATCATTACCCAAAGTGGAAAACTTGACCATTTCTGAGATCACCCCATTCGGCTTCCGCGTGTCCTGGAGGGCGCATCATCCTCAACAACAGGAAGGGGCTCCCTCTACTGGTGGCTTCGGCCACTTTCACATAGTGGTGTCAGACTCAGGCTGGCTACTGGAACCTCAGGAGTTCATTGTCCCTGGCAACCAGAGCTTCTTGGACATCTGGGGCCTGATCACTGGCATAGGCTATGAGGTCAGGCTGACTGGGGTATCCAGTACTGGGCTGGTCTCCCGCCCACTGACCACAGTGGCTGTGACAG AGGCTGAGCCAGAAGTGGAGCACATGTTTGTCTCGGACATCACTTCAGACAGTTTCCGCCTGGCCTGGACCGCAGATGAAGACATGTTTGATAGATTTGTGATCAAAATTAAGGACTCCACAAAGTTTGCGCATCCGCAGGAAGTCAACGTCCTTGGTGACGAGCGAACCAAGATTTTAACGGGACTCACCGGCGGCACCGAGTACGAAATCGAGCTGTACGGTGTCACTTTGGAACAGCGCTCCCAACCAATTACCGGTGTCGCTCGAACAG GCCTGGGTGCTCCAAGAGGCATCCGCTTCTCTGAAGTGACTGAGTCCTCGGCCATAGTACACTGGATCATGCCTCGTGCCAGAGTGGATAACTACCGCATCATCTATGTGCCTCTCCAAGGAG GCAGCCCAATGACAGTGCTAGCAGATGGGACTGAGACCCAGGCCATGTTGCCTAACATGTTGCCAGGAGTGACCTATCAGGTCACCATCTTTGCTGGGAAGGGCCTGGAGGAGAGTGACCCGGGGACAGAGAACATCACCACAG CTCTGGACAGGCCTCAAGCTCTTTCTGCTGTCAACGTCACTGACACGACCGCCCTGCTGCTATGGCAACCAGCTCAGGCCACTGTCGATGGCTACGTCATCACCTACAGCGCAGATtcag TGTCCCCAGTGATGGAGCACGTTTCTGGGAACACGGTGGAGTTTGAGATGGGCTCCCTGGTCCCTGCCACACACTACACAGTAGGGGTGTACGCCATGAGGGAGGCACAGAAGAGTGGCACCATCACCACTGAATTCACAACGG ATGTGGATTCTCCTCGTGACCTGGCGGCCACTAATGTCCAGACAGACGGTGCCACTCTCACCTGGAAGCCTCCGCGTGCCGCCATCACCGGATACATCCTCACCTTCACCTCACCCGACGGCACAGTCCGG gAAGTTGTCCTGAGCCCTACAGCCACATCGTACAGCATGAGTGAGCTGAGTGGCTCTTCAGAGTACAGTGTCAGGCTACAGGCCATCGCTGGAGCCCAGCGGAGCCGCCACGTCACCAATGTCTTCACCACCA ttggagGATTATACAGATACCCTAAGGACTGCTCGCAGGCTCTGCTGAATGGAGACACGATCTCTGGCACCTACAACATCTACCTGGGCGGGGACGAGAGCCAGCCCATCCAGGTCTACTGTGACATGACCACGGACggaggaggatggatg GTGTTCCTGAGGCGCCAGAATGGAAATCTAGAGTTCTTCAGGAACTGGAAGAATTACACAGGTGGCTTTGGGGACATGAATGATGAATTCTGGTTTG GTCTGGCCAACCTCCACAAGATGACGGCATCAGGCCAGTACGAGCTGCGTGTGGACCTGAGGGACAACGGGATGTCGGCCTACGCTCAGTATGACAAGTTCACCATCGCAGAGCCACGTAGCCGCTACAAGATATACTTAGGAAGATATATCGGCACAGCAG GTGACTCTATGACCTATCACCATGGTCGGCCCTTCTCCACGTACGACAATGACAACGACATTGCAGTAACCAACTGTGCACTGTCCTATAAGGGTGCCTTCTGGTACAAGAACTGCCATCGTGTCAACCTCATGGGAAAATATGGTGACAATAGTCACAGCAAG GGTATCAACTGGTTCCATTGGAAGGGACACGAGCATTCAATCCAGTTCGTCGAGATGAAGATTAGACCCGTCAACTTCCGAAACGTTGAAAGCCGACGGAAAAGATCATAG
- the tnca gene encoding tenascin isoform X5: protein MSTKSILGCLFLTLLFSLCQSGLVRKILRHKRATLTATGGDNITLPSADQPVVFNHVYNINVPASSLCSVDLDAPGSTSLEPQDAVPPSGLHTTEHTMDGQNQIVFTHRINIPQQACACTEGFPDLKDLLSRLEILEGELSTLRDQCTTGDSGFCSAQPVTGEVGTKPYCNGRGNYSADTCGCICKPGWKGPNCTESECPNDCQDQGRCIDGKCICFEGFGGNDCLLEVCKVDCGENGQCIGGVCICAEGFIGEDCSQTDCLNNCQGRGKCVDEECVCEEPWTGSDCSELICPNDCYDRGHCVNGTCYCEEGFTGEDCGETTCPSDCMSHGFCVNGQCVCSAGYTGEDCSKLTCPSDCNDRGTCFNGMCICDAGYQGEDCSQLACLNNCHNRGQCVNGQCHCDVGYQGEDCSELSCPNNCLNRGRCVNGQCVCDEGFGGEDCSIKTCPSDCYGRGDCVDGQCVCYAGFTGEDCSELSCPNNCLNRGRCVDGQCVCDEGLTGEDCSEKRCPNDCLGQGYCVDGKCVCQDSYAGDDCSGLTCPDNCNNRGLCVNGKCICEEGYVGDNCGELSCLNNCQDKGRCVNGQCLCEEGYIGEDCSEVSPPKGLTVTEVTTETVDLTWNNEMLVTEYLITYVPNGPGGLYQEFTVGGDKTAATVSELEPGIEYLINVYAILSNKKSIPISARVATYLPEPEGLKFKSVRETSVEVLWDQLDIPFDAWELYIRNTKEESGKTLTTLPSSQTLYEQTGLGPGQEYEVSVGVIKNNTRGPQSTKIITTRIDGPRQVEMRDVTDSSGLVTWFHPVAQVDGVTVSYGPSSNPTKRTSVDLSTSDKQYSIDSLSPDTEYQVSLVSRRGNSTSDPVTEIFTTDLDSPKDLQPLGQSDNSVTLEWKNSRADVDSYRVKYSPISGGSHGEEVFPRGPGGNTQATITGLKPGTEYGIGVTAMKNERESLPATTNAATNLDGPKDLEVSESTETSMTLVWKRPRAKIPVYRLVYISKDGRREEVEVPGTATSYNLNNLTPGMMYTITLVAERGLKKSTPATLSASTEAEPEVEHMFVSDITSDSFRLAWTADEDMFDRFVIKIKDSTKFAHPQEVNVLGDERTKILTGLTGGTEYEIELYGVTLEQRSQPITGVARTGLGAPRGIRFSEVTESSAIVHWIMPRARVDNYRIIYVPLQGGSPMTVLADGTETQAMLPNMLPGVTYQVTIFAGKGLEESDPGTENITTALDRPQALSAVNVTDTTALLLWQPAQATVDGYVITYSADSVSPVMEHVSGNTVEFEMGSLVPATHYTVGVYAMREAQKSGTITTEFTTDVDSPRDLAATNVQTDGATLTWKPPRAAITGYILTFTSPDGTVREVVLSPTATSYSMSELSGSSEYSVRLQAIAGAQRSRHVTNVFTTIGGLYRYPKDCSQALLNGDTISGTYNIYLGGDESQPIQVYCDMTTDGGGWMVFLRRQNGNLEFFRNWKNYTGGFGDMNDEFWFGLANLHKMTASGQYELRVDLRDNGMSAYAQYDKFTIAEPRSRYKIYLGRYIGTAGDSMTYHHGRPFSTYDNDNDIAVTNCALSYKGAFWYKNCHRVNLMGKYGDNSHSKGINWFHWKGHEHSIQFVEMKIRPVNFRNVESRRKRS, encoded by the exons ATGAGTACTAAAAGCATTCTAGGCTGCCTCTTCCTGACTCTCCTTTTCAGCCTCTGCCAATCTGGGCTGGTGAGAAAAATACTTAGGCATAAACGGGCAACTCTGACAGCCACGGGAGGAGACAACATAACCCTCCCCAGTGCTGACCAGCCAGTGGTCTTCAACCATGTCTACAACATCAACGTCCCTGCTAGCTCCTTGTGCTCAGTGGACCTGGATGCGCCAGGAAGTACCAGCCTTGAGCCCCAGGACGCAGTTCCACCATCAGGCCTCCACACCACCGAACATACCATGGATGGGCAGAACCAGATTGTCTTCACCCACCGCATTAACATTCCTCAGCAGGCGTGTGCATGCACCGAAGGGTTCCCAGATTTGAAGGACCTCCTGAGCAGGTTGGAGATTCTGGAGGGAGAGCTGTCCACGCTGAGAGATCAGTGCACTACTGGAGACTCTGGCTTCTGCAGCGCTCAGCCAGTcacag GTGAAGTGGGGACCAAGCCTTACTGCAATGGCCGTGGCAACTACAGTGCTGACACCTGTGGCTGTATTTGCAAGCCTGGCTGGAAGGGACCCAACTGCACTGAGTCTGAATGCCCCAATGACTGCCAGGACCAAGGTCGATGCATAGACGGGAAATGCATCTGCTTCGAGGGCTTTGGCGGGAACGACTGTTTGCTTGAGGTTTGCAAAGTGGACTGTGGTGAGAACGGACAATGCATTGGCGGGGTCTGCATTTGTGCCGAGGGTTTCATTGGAGAGGACTGTTCTCAGACGGACTGCCTGAACAACTGCCAAGGCCGTGGAAAGTGTGTagatgaggagtgtgtgtgtgaagagccCTGGACGGGTTCTGACTGCTCGGAACTCATCTGCCCCAACGACTGCTATGACCGTGGACACTGTGTCAATGGAACCTGCTACTGCGAAGAAGGTTTCACCGGGGAGGACTGTGGGGAGACAACCTGCCCCAGCGACTGCATGAGTCATGGTTTCTGTGTGAACGGCCAGTGTGTCTGCAGCGCTGGCTACACCGGAGAGGACTGCTCCAAGCTCACCTGCCCCAGTGATTGCAACGATAGAGGTACCTGCTTCAATGGCATGTGTATCTGCGATGCTGGCTACCAAGGAGAAGACTGTAGCCAGCTGGCTTGCCTCAACAACTGCCATAACAGGGGGCAGTGTGTCAATGGGCAGTGCCATTGCGACGTAGGCTACCAGGGAGAGGACTGCTCTGAGCTCTCCTGCCCCAATAACTGCCTCAACAGGGGCCGCTGTGTCAACGGACAGTGTGTATGCGATGAAGGCTTTGGTGGAGAGGACTGCAGTATTAAGACCTGCCCCTCGGACTGCTACGGCCGTGGAGACTGTGTGGACGGCCAATGTGTCTGCTATGCTGGCTTCACTGGTGAGGACTGCAGCGAGCTGAGCTGCCCCAACAACTGCCTGAACCGCGGACGCTGCGTTGACGGGCAGTGTGTCTGTGATGAGGGCCTCACAGGGGAAGACTGCAGTGAGAAGCGCTGTCCCAATGACTGCCTGGGCCAGGGATACTGTGTGGATGGAAAATGTGTCTGCCAGGACAGCTATGCGGGTGACGACTGCTCTGGACTCACCTGCCCTGATAACTGCAACAACAGGGGACTCTGTGTTAATGGGAAATGCATTTGTGAGGAGGGATACGTGGGAGACAACTGCGGAGAGCTGAGCTGCCTCAACAACTGCCAGGACAAAGGCCGCTGTGTGAATGGACAATGTCTCTGTGAAGAGGGATACATTGGAGAAGACTGCTCAGAAG TTTCCCCTCCAAAGGGCCTGACCGTAACAGAGGTCACCACTGAGACAGTGGACCTGACCTGGAATAATGAGATGCTGGTGACAGAGTATCTGATCACTTACGTGCCAAATGGTCCTGGGGGTCTGTATCAGGAGTTCACAGTGGGCGGAGACAAGACTGCTGCCACTGTCAGCGAGCTGGAGCCTGGCATCGAGTACCTGATCAACGTCTATGCCATCCTCAGCAACAAAAAGAGCATCCCAATCAGCGCCAGGGTGGCCACAT ATCTGCCAGAACCAGAAGGCTTGAAGTTTAAATCGGTGAGGGAGACCTCAGTAGAGGTGCTGTGGGATCAGCTGGACATTCCTTTTGATGCCTGGGAGCTCTACATCCGCAACACG AAAGAGGAGAGTGGGAAAACCCTTACCACCCTTCCATCCTCCCAGACCTTGTATGAGCAGACGGGGCTAGGTCCTGGTCAGGAGTACGAGGTTTCAGTGGGCGTCATCAAGAACAATACCAGGGGACCTCAGTCTACTAAAATCATCACTACCA GGATTGATGGGCCCAGGCAGGTAGAGATGCGTGACGTAACAGACAGCTCAGGCTTGGTCACCTGGTTCCATCCCGTGGCTCAGGTGGATGGTGTCACCGTGTCCTATggccccagctccaaccccacaAAGAGGACCAGCGTGGACCTGTCCACCTCAGACAAACAGTACAGCATTGACAGCCTCAGCCCAGACACTGAGTACCAGGTGTCCCTGGTCTCCAGGAGGGGAAACAGCACCAGCGATCCAGTCACTGAGATATTCACCACAG ACCTGGACTCTCCTAAGGACCTGCAGCCACTGGGCCAGTCAGACAACAGCGTCACACTGGAGTGGAAAAACAGCCGGGCAGACGTTGACAGCTACCGGGTGAAGTACAGCCCTATCTCTGGGGGTTCCCATGGCGAAGAGGTGTTCCCCCGTGGGCCAGGAGGCAACACTCAGGCAACTATCACTG GATTGAAGCCGGGTACAGAGTACGGAATTGGTGTGACCGCCATGAAGAACGAGAGGGAGAGCCTGCCTGCCACCACAAATGCAGCAACCA ACCTTGATGGGCCCAAGGACTTGGAAGTGAGCGAGTCCACAGAGACCAGCATGACGCTGGTGTGGAAGAGACCCCGAGCCAAGATCCCAGTCTACAGGCTGGTGTACATCTCCAAGGATGGccggagggaggaggtggaggtcccTGGAACAGCCACCTCCTACAACCTAAACAACCTGACCCCCGGCATGATGTACACCATCACCCTGGTTGCTGAGAGGGGCTTAAAGAAGAGCACACCTGCCACCCTGTCCGCATCTACAG AGGCTGAGCCAGAAGTGGAGCACATGTTTGTCTCGGACATCACTTCAGACAGTTTCCGCCTGGCCTGGACCGCAGATGAAGACATGTTTGATAGATTTGTGATCAAAATTAAGGACTCCACAAAGTTTGCGCATCCGCAGGAAGTCAACGTCCTTGGTGACGAGCGAACCAAGATTTTAACGGGACTCACCGGCGGCACCGAGTACGAAATCGAGCTGTACGGTGTCACTTTGGAACAGCGCTCCCAACCAATTACCGGTGTCGCTCGAACAG GCCTGGGTGCTCCAAGAGGCATCCGCTTCTCTGAAGTGACTGAGTCCTCGGCCATAGTACACTGGATCATGCCTCGTGCCAGAGTGGATAACTACCGCATCATCTATGTGCCTCTCCAAGGAG GCAGCCCAATGACAGTGCTAGCAGATGGGACTGAGACCCAGGCCATGTTGCCTAACATGTTGCCAGGAGTGACCTATCAGGTCACCATCTTTGCTGGGAAGGGCCTGGAGGAGAGTGACCCGGGGACAGAGAACATCACCACAG CTCTGGACAGGCCTCAAGCTCTTTCTGCTGTCAACGTCACTGACACGACCGCCCTGCTGCTATGGCAACCAGCTCAGGCCACTGTCGATGGCTACGTCATCACCTACAGCGCAGATtcag TGTCCCCAGTGATGGAGCACGTTTCTGGGAACACGGTGGAGTTTGAGATGGGCTCCCTGGTCCCTGCCACACACTACACAGTAGGGGTGTACGCCATGAGGGAGGCACAGAAGAGTGGCACCATCACCACTGAATTCACAACGG ATGTGGATTCTCCTCGTGACCTGGCGGCCACTAATGTCCAGACAGACGGTGCCACTCTCACCTGGAAGCCTCCGCGTGCCGCCATCACCGGATACATCCTCACCTTCACCTCACCCGACGGCACAGTCCGG gAAGTTGTCCTGAGCCCTACAGCCACATCGTACAGCATGAGTGAGCTGAGTGGCTCTTCAGAGTACAGTGTCAGGCTACAGGCCATCGCTGGAGCCCAGCGGAGCCGCCACGTCACCAATGTCTTCACCACCA ttggagGATTATACAGATACCCTAAGGACTGCTCGCAGGCTCTGCTGAATGGAGACACGATCTCTGGCACCTACAACATCTACCTGGGCGGGGACGAGAGCCAGCCCATCCAGGTCTACTGTGACATGACCACGGACggaggaggatggatg GTGTTCCTGAGGCGCCAGAATGGAAATCTAGAGTTCTTCAGGAACTGGAAGAATTACACAGGTGGCTTTGGGGACATGAATGATGAATTCTGGTTTG GTCTGGCCAACCTCCACAAGATGACGGCATCAGGCCAGTACGAGCTGCGTGTGGACCTGAGGGACAACGGGATGTCGGCCTACGCTCAGTATGACAAGTTCACCATCGCAGAGCCACGTAGCCGCTACAAGATATACTTAGGAAGATATATCGGCACAGCAG GTGACTCTATGACCTATCACCATGGTCGGCCCTTCTCCACGTACGACAATGACAACGACATTGCAGTAACCAACTGTGCACTGTCCTATAAGGGTGCCTTCTGGTACAAGAACTGCCATCGTGTCAACCTCATGGGAAAATATGGTGACAATAGTCACAGCAAG GGTATCAACTGGTTCCATTGGAAGGGACACGAGCATTCAATCCAGTTCGTCGAGATGAAGATTAGACCCGTCAACTTCCGAAACGTTGAAAGCCGACGGAAAAGATCATAG